One genomic segment of Photobacterium sp. DA100 includes these proteins:
- the pdhR gene encoding pyruvate dehydrogenase complex transcriptional repressor PdhR, producing MTYKRIRQPKLSDAIEQELEHLILEGILSPGQQLPPERELAKQFDVSRPSVREAIQRLEAKKLLTRRQGGGTFVTEKLWQSFSEPLLELLSAHPETQLDLLESRHALEGLAAYYAALRGNEEDFTRIRDCHSRIQEAQQQGDLPAEAAAVMQYLIAVTESAHNVVLLHIIRSLAPLLEQNVLQNFELLNRRPDVVEKVRNHRANIVQAIVSGEPVQAREASHAHLAYIEETLLDLSREDSRRERSLRRIQQRKDGLD from the coding sequence ATGACTTATAAACGAATCCGCCAACCCAAGCTCTCCGATGCTATCGAGCAGGAACTGGAGCATCTGATCCTCGAGGGAATCCTATCCCCGGGGCAGCAGCTGCCGCCTGAGCGTGAGCTGGCCAAGCAATTCGATGTTTCTCGCCCGTCTGTCCGTGAAGCTATCCAGCGCCTTGAGGCAAAAAAACTACTCACGCGCCGCCAGGGTGGCGGTACCTTTGTGACCGAAAAGCTATGGCAGAGCTTTTCCGAGCCACTGTTGGAACTCCTTTCCGCCCACCCAGAGACCCAGCTTGACCTGCTGGAGTCGCGCCATGCCCTTGAAGGCCTGGCTGCCTACTACGCCGCCCTGCGCGGCAACGAAGAAGATTTCACCCGTATTCGTGACTGCCATTCGCGGATACAGGAAGCCCAGCAGCAAGGTGATTTGCCGGCCGAAGCCGCCGCTGTGATGCAATACCTGATTGCGGTGACCGAGTCCGCACACAACGTGGTATTGCTCCATATCATCCGTAGCCTTGCCCCTCTGCTGGAGCAAAACGTATTACAAAACTTTGAGCTCCTGAACCGTCGCCCCGATGTGGTGGAAAAGGTGCGCAATCATCGAGCCAACATTGTCCAGGCGATTGTTTCGGGTGAGCCCGTTCAGGCCCGCGAAGCATCGCATGCACATTTGGCTTATATCGAGGAAACCTTGTTGGATTTATCGCGTGAAGACAGCAGACGAGAACGCTCTCTTCGACGCATTCAACAACGCAAGGACGGGCTGGATTAG
- a CDS encoding prepilin-type N-terminal cleavage/methylation domain-containing protein — protein MKGQKGFTLIELMIVVAIVGIISAFAIPAYSDYTQRARVAGAVAGITGFKTAVALCAQDLGTLAGCAHNTNGIPDTIAVGDGGATVNFVDGITVADGIITVTSTGVTAGGANMAITLTPNITNGAMDWNLAGTGCAVTTPGRGIDCSGS, from the coding sequence ATGAAAGGACAAAAAGGCTTTACGCTGATTGAGTTGATGATCGTGGTGGCGATTGTTGGCATTATCTCGGCCTTCGCAATTCCGGCGTACTCAGACTATACCCAGCGAGCTCGAGTTGCAGGTGCTGTTGCAGGTATTACCGGTTTTAAAACCGCAGTAGCATTGTGTGCACAAGATTTAGGTACTCTGGCCGGGTGTGCGCACAACACAAATGGCATTCCAGATACCATTGCTGTGGGTGATGGTGGTGCTACTGTTAATTTTGTCGATGGAATAACTGTCGCTGATGGAATAATCACAGTCACATCAACAGGTGTAACCGCTGGTGGAGCTAACATGGCGATTACCCTTACTCCAAATATTACAAACGGAGCTATGGATTGGAATTTAGCTGGAACTGGATGTGCTGTCACCACTCCAGGTCGTGGCATTGATTGCTCAGGCAGCTAA
- the nadC gene encoding carboxylating nicotinate-nucleotide diphosphorylase, whose protein sequence is MEKKHDSESRLNYLKQQLPLEITRAVADTLREDLGGEIDASRDITASLIPADSQGIATIITREHGIFCGQMWAEEVFRQLGGEVSIEWHVEDGDKVEPNQTLCTLRGPSRILLTGERNAMNFIQTLSGCATTVAEYAKQLEGTECRLLDTRKTIPGLRSALKYAVTCGGGYNHRIGVFDAYLIKENHIIACGGIEQAISTAKQLNPGKPVEVETESLDELQQAIDAGADIIMLDNFTTDMMRQAVKINAGRAALENSGNVTLETIREFAQTGVDYISVGALTKHLKAMDLSMRFK, encoded by the coding sequence ATGGAAAAGAAGCACGACAGCGAATCGCGCTTGAATTACCTTAAACAGCAGCTTCCCCTTGAAATTACCCGTGCCGTTGCCGACACCCTGCGCGAAGATCTCGGCGGCGAGATTGATGCCAGCCGCGATATTACGGCCAGCCTGATCCCGGCAGACAGCCAAGGGATCGCCACCATCATCACCCGCGAACACGGTATTTTCTGCGGCCAGATGTGGGCCGAGGAAGTGTTCCGCCAGCTTGGCGGCGAAGTCAGCATTGAGTGGCATGTCGAAGACGGCGACAAGGTCGAGCCGAACCAGACCCTGTGCACCCTGCGTGGCCCGTCACGCATTCTGCTGACCGGCGAGCGCAACGCGATGAACTTCATCCAGACCCTGTCTGGCTGTGCCACTACCGTTGCCGAATATGCCAAGCAGCTCGAAGGCACCGAGTGCCGCTTGCTTGATACCCGCAAGACGATTCCGGGCCTGCGCAGCGCGCTGAAATATGCCGTGACCTGCGGCGGCGGTTACAACCACCGTATCGGTGTGTTCGATGCGTACCTGATCAAGGAAAACCACATCATCGCCTGCGGCGGTATCGAGCAAGCCATCAGCACCGCCAAGCAGCTCAACCCGGGCAAGCCGGTTGAAGTCGAGACCGAGTCGCTGGACGAACTGCAGCAGGCCATTGATGCCGGTGCCGACATCATCATGCTGGACAACTTCACCACCGACATGATGCGCCAAGCAGTGAAAATCAACGCCGGCCGCGCCGCGCTGGAGAACTCCGGCAACGTGACGCTGGAGACCATCCGCGAGTTTGCCCAAACGGGTGTGGATTACATTTCCGTCGGCGCACTGACCAAGCACCTCAAGGCGATGGATCTGTCGATGCGCTTCAAATAA
- the ampD gene encoding 1,6-anhydro-N-acetylmuramyl-L-alanine amidase AmpD, translating to MLTINQDHWLEGVKHVPSPFHDARPDSDDISLLVVHNISLPPGQFGGPYIEQLFTGTLKPDEHPYFELISGFRVSAHCLIMRNGDIIQFVPFDCRAWHAGVSTFAGRDKCNDYSIGIELEGTDTLPYTQAQYDTLAALTRVLLDNYPRMDASRITGHEFIAPGRKTDPGLAFDWLAYKSSILLK from the coding sequence ATGTTAACAATTAATCAAGACCACTGGCTGGAAGGGGTCAAGCATGTGCCTTCGCCGTTCCATGATGCCAGACCGGATAGTGACGATATTTCGCTGCTTGTTGTACATAATATCAGCTTGCCGCCGGGCCAATTCGGCGGTCCGTATATCGAACAGTTGTTTACCGGTACTCTAAAACCTGACGAACATCCCTATTTCGAGTTAATTTCCGGTTTTCGGGTATCGGCTCACTGTCTAATTATGCGAAATGGCGATATTATCCAGTTCGTTCCGTTTGACTGTCGGGCTTGGCATGCGGGTGTGTCGACATTTGCAGGCCGCGACAAGTGCAACGACTATTCGATCGGAATTGAACTGGAAGGAACGGATACCCTGCCTTATACCCAGGCCCAGTACGATACCCTTGCCGCACTCACCCGGGTGCTGCTCGACAACTACCCCCGCATGGATGCCAGCCGGATCACCGGCCACGAGTTTATTGCCCCCGGGCGAAAAACCGATCCGGGTTTGGCATTTGATTGGCTTGCCTATAAGTCTTCAATATTGCTCAAGTAA
- the pilB gene encoding type IV-A pilus assembly ATPase PilB: MHTNLASILHQAELISPVQLQQVVDQVQAEKQSVPAALIGLGIMTSQDLARQLEVIFAVALVDAHQYDYAECCKTLNLRDLILRHRVLPLTHTDNTLFIGLCDPTYLDALDDFRFATGKHVEPMLLEYKQLEAAIRRVYGSELKGTEQHAPQRGISETELTQLVELSDGELIDDTTDLSSDSAPVTRYINQTLLDALRKHASDIHFEPYEKHYRIRLRCDGILHQYATPPANLSRRLSTRLKVMSRLNIAERRIPQDGRIKLKLSDTVSVDLRVSTLPTMWGEKIVLRILDSSSSKLDIDHLGYNEVQKQAYLDALNQPQGMILMTGPTGSGKTVSLYSGLKILNTEARNIATAEDPIEINLPGINQVQINPAAGLGFAEALRAFLRQDPDVVMVGEIRDLETGGIAVKAAQTGHLVLSTLHTNSAAETITRLTNMGIEDFNLASSLSLIIAQRLARRLCSHCKQSDDLDPQLRARLEIPLGAELFKASPNGCDDCNKGYLGRVGIYEVMPFSRPLSHALLQGASTLELEDIACQHGMITLRQAGIEKLCQGTTSLAELQRVLHFA, encoded by the coding sequence ATGCACACCAACCTCGCTTCAATCCTGCACCAGGCTGAGCTGATCAGCCCGGTGCAGTTGCAACAGGTGGTTGACCAGGTCCAGGCTGAAAAGCAGTCGGTACCGGCGGCGTTGATTGGCCTTGGGATCATGACCAGCCAGGATCTGGCGCGCCAGCTGGAGGTAATTTTTGCCGTTGCCTTGGTCGATGCCCACCAGTATGACTACGCCGAGTGCTGCAAGACCCTCAACCTGCGTGATTTGATCCTGCGCCACCGAGTACTGCCACTTACCCATACCGACAACACCCTGTTCATCGGCCTGTGCGACCCCACCTATCTCGATGCCCTCGATGACTTCCGCTTTGCCACCGGCAAGCATGTCGAGCCGATGCTGCTGGAATACAAGCAGCTCGAGGCGGCGATACGGCGGGTTTACGGCAGCGAGCTCAAAGGCACCGAACAGCACGCGCCGCAGCGCGGCATCAGCGAAACCGAGCTGACCCAACTGGTGGAGCTCAGCGATGGCGAGCTGATCGATGACACCACCGACCTCAGCAGCGACAGTGCCCCGGTCACCCGCTACATCAACCAGACCCTACTCGATGCCCTGCGCAAGCACGCCTCGGATATCCATTTCGAGCCTTACGAGAAACACTACCGGATCCGCTTGCGCTGCGACGGTATTTTGCACCAGTATGCCACCCCGCCAGCCAACCTCTCCCGCCGCCTGTCGACCCGGCTAAAAGTCATGTCGCGGCTCAATATTGCCGAGCGGCGGATCCCGCAAGACGGCCGGATCAAGCTCAAACTGTCCGATACCGTCTCGGTGGATCTGCGGGTGTCGACCCTGCCGACCATGTGGGGCGAGAAAATCGTGTTGCGGATCCTCGATAGCAGCAGTAGCAAGCTGGATATCGATCATCTCGGTTATAACGAGGTGCAAAAACAGGCCTACCTTGACGCGCTAAACCAGCCGCAGGGCATGATCCTGATGACCGGGCCGACCGGAAGCGGCAAGACCGTCTCGCTCTATTCGGGACTGAAGATCCTCAATACCGAAGCGCGCAACATCGCCACCGCCGAAGACCCGATTGAAATCAACCTGCCGGGGATCAACCAGGTCCAGATCAATCCCGCCGCCGGCTTGGGCTTTGCCGAAGCACTGCGGGCTTTTCTACGCCAGGATCCGGACGTGGTGATGGTGGGCGAAATCCGCGATCTCGAAACCGGTGGCATTGCGGTCAAGGCCGCGCAGACCGGCCACCTGGTGCTATCGACCCTGCATACCAACTCGGCAGCCGAAACCATCACCCGACTAACCAACATGGGGATCGAGGATTTCAATTTGGCCTCGTCACTCAGCCTGATCATCGCCCAGCGCCTGGCCAGGCGGCTTTGCTCCCACTGCAAACAGTCGGACGATCTCGACCCGCAGCTCCGTGCCAGACTCGAGATCCCGCTAGGTGCCGAGCTGTTCAAGGCCAGTCCGAACGGCTGTGATGACTGCAACAAGGGCTACCTGGGACGGGTCGGAATTTATGAAGTGATGCCCTTCTCAAGGCCGTTGTCACACGCCTTGTTGCAGGGAGCCAGTACCTTGGAGCTGGAGGATATCGCCTGCCAGCACGGCATGATCACCCTCCGGCAAGCCGGTATCGAAAAGCTCTGCCAGGGCACCACCAGCCTCGCCGAGCTTCAGCGTGTCCTGCATTTCGCTTGA
- a CDS encoding type II secretion system F family protein — protein MAKDRKIRYYRWRGINPTGKRLSGVMLGFQEQEIRAKLGEQQIQVRKIKRHQPSTLSKRRNQLMATDVSAITRQLATMVNAGVPVVQALKLIAQSHHKAEARATLTMVSNQVEAGSSLAKALHTSSPLFDDFYCDLVATGEQTGHLAEAFNRLATYREKNEAMRKKVIKAMIYPSMVTLTAIIVTVLMLIFVIPQFANIFNSFGAELPWFTQWVIDVSNLMISHGPYLALGLLVAIIFSITAYRKSDKHKLRVHRLLLAIPIMGPIMRKAAIARFARTLATTFSSGIPLLSGLEAAGRTAGNRFIEQAIEGAHGNTAAGMPLHLALRHSGVFPELMLQMVMIGEESGSIDDMLNKIALTYEDDVDNSVDNLGKILEPLIILLLGGLIGGLLIAMYMPVFKLMSVVG, from the coding sequence ATGGCCAAGGACAGAAAAATACGTTATTACCGCTGGCGTGGGATCAACCCAACCGGCAAGCGCTTGTCAGGTGTCATGCTCGGCTTTCAGGAGCAGGAGATCCGCGCCAAGCTCGGCGAGCAGCAGATCCAGGTACGCAAGATCAAGCGCCACCAGCCCTCGACCCTGAGCAAGCGTAGGAACCAGCTCATGGCCACAGATGTCTCCGCGATCACCCGCCAGCTCGCCACCATGGTGAACGCCGGCGTGCCCGTGGTGCAGGCCCTCAAACTCATCGCACAGAGCCACCACAAAGCCGAGGCCAGGGCCACACTGACCATGGTCAGCAACCAGGTCGAAGCCGGCTCAAGCCTTGCCAAAGCCTTGCATACCAGCTCGCCGCTGTTTGATGATTTCTACTGCGATCTGGTCGCCACCGGCGAGCAAACCGGCCACTTGGCCGAAGCCTTCAACCGCCTTGCCACCTACCGCGAAAAAAACGAAGCCATGCGCAAGAAGGTGATCAAGGCGATGATCTACCCGTCGATGGTGACCCTGACGGCGATTATCGTCACCGTGCTGATGCTGATTTTCGTGATCCCGCAATTTGCCAATATCTTCAATAGCTTTGGCGCTGAACTGCCATGGTTTACCCAATGGGTCATCGATGTATCAAACCTCATGATCAGCCATGGCCCCTACCTCGCGCTGGGCTTGCTGGTGGCGATCATCTTTTCCATTACCGCTTACCGTAAATCAGACAAACACAAGCTGCGGGTTCACCGCTTGCTGCTGGCGATCCCCATTATGGGCCCCATCATGCGCAAAGCCGCCATTGCCCGTTTTGCCCGAACCCTTGCCACCACTTTCTCGTCGGGGATCCCACTGCTGAGCGGTTTGGAAGCGGCCGGAAGAACGGCGGGCAACCGCTTTATCGAGCAAGCAATCGAAGGTGCCCACGGCAATACCGCGGCCGGCATGCCACTGCATCTGGCGCTGCGCCACAGCGGGGTCTTTCCCGAGCTGATGCTGCAGATGGTGATGATCGGCGAAGAATCCGGCTCCATTGACGATATGCTCAACAAAATTGCCCTCACCTACGAGGACGATGTCGACAATAGCGTCGATAATCTGGGGAAAATCCTCGAACCCCTGATTATCCTGCTCCTCGGCGGCCTGATCGGCGGGTTGCTGATCGCCATGTACATGCCGGTGTTCAAGCTGATGAGTGTGGTGGGGTAG
- the mutT gene encoding 8-oxo-dGTP diphosphatase MutT, giving the protein MEKKQVWISAGIILNAEQDKVFITQRAAKAHKGGFWEFAGGKVEAGETAEQAVVRELYEEVGIKATVLEHFMALEHDYPEKSLKFDFFLIRAFEGKAYGKEGQPSEWVRLEELSNYAFPEANDVVLERLMSL; this is encoded by the coding sequence TTGGAAAAGAAACAGGTGTGGATTTCGGCGGGGATCATCCTCAATGCCGAGCAGGATAAAGTTTTTATCACCCAGCGCGCAGCCAAAGCCCACAAGGGCGGTTTTTGGGAGTTTGCCGGGGGCAAGGTCGAAGCTGGCGAAACAGCGGAGCAGGCGGTCGTCAGGGAGCTGTACGAAGAAGTCGGGATCAAGGCGACAGTGTTGGAGCACTTCATGGCGCTGGAGCACGATTATCCGGAAAAGTCACTGAAGTTTGATTTCTTCCTGATACGCGCCTTCGAAGGCAAGGCCTACGGAAAAGAAGGCCAGCCAAGCGAGTGGGTACGGCTGGAAGAGCTGAGCAACTACGCGTTCCCAGAGGCCAACGACGTGGTGCTGGAGAGGTTGATGAGCTTGTAA
- the zapD gene encoding cell division protein ZapD translates to MQVNRFEHPLNEKVRIYLRLEYLIRQMQHASELTDPWQHQLFFRALFDLLEILDQIQLKSELAKDLEKQRGRLKQWLNIEGVDQTALLALLDQLELAQHQLLTANRLGQALREDRFLSGIKQRLSIPGGSCCFDLPTLHHWLHLPLAHKQNDLTNWLSQIKELSVALNLWLKLVRESGQFQNQVARGGFFQHEAEEASLIRLEICPSHGVYPMISGHRSRFAIRFMPFEEGAGIAETIEFKLAIC, encoded by the coding sequence ATGCAAGTAAACCGCTTTGAACACCCGTTGAACGAGAAGGTACGCATTTACCTTCGCCTGGAGTACCTGATCCGCCAAATGCAGCATGCCAGTGAGCTGACTGATCCTTGGCAGCATCAGCTATTCTTCCGCGCTCTGTTTGATTTGCTGGAAATCCTCGACCAAATCCAGCTCAAGTCAGAGCTTGCCAAAGATCTAGAGAAACAGCGTGGTCGCCTCAAACAATGGCTCAATATTGAAGGCGTCGATCAAACCGCGCTGCTGGCATTACTGGACCAACTAGAGCTCGCCCAGCACCAGCTACTGACAGCCAACCGTCTTGGCCAGGCCCTGCGAGAGGACCGCTTCCTAAGTGGGATCAAACAGCGCCTCTCTATTCCTGGGGGCAGCTGCTGCTTTGATTTACCGACCCTGCATCACTGGCTGCACTTGCCGCTGGCCCACAAGCAGAACGATCTCACTAACTGGCTGTCGCAAATCAAGGAGCTGAGCGTCGCCCTCAACCTGTGGCTCAAGCTGGTCAGGGAAAGCGGCCAGTTCCAGAACCAAGTAGCACGCGGCGGCTTCTTCCAGCACGAGGCTGAGGAAGCCAGCCTGATCCGGCTAGAAATTTGCCCCAGCCACGGTGTCTACCCTATGATATCAGGGCACCGCAGCCGGTTTGCCATCCGCTTCATGCCGTTTGAAGAAGGCGCCGGTATTGCCGAGACGATAGAATTTAAACTAGCGATTTGCTGA
- the yacG gene encoding DNA gyrase inhibitor YacG yields MTQSNTPTTPITVVKCPTCQTEVVWGEQSPFRPFCCKRCQLIDLGEWAEEEKAIPGAPDMSDSDGWSEDMGY; encoded by the coding sequence GTGACGCAATCCAACACGCCAACTACACCGATCACCGTGGTGAAATGCCCAACCTGCCAAACCGAGGTAGTCTGGGGAGAGCAGAGCCCATTCCGTCCGTTCTGCTGCAAGCGCTGCCAGCTGATCGATCTGGGTGAGTGGGCCGAGGAAGAGAAAGCCATTCCGGGCGCGCCGGATATGTCTGATTCCGACGGCTGGTCGGAAGATATGGGATACTAA
- a CDS encoding A24 family peptidase — translation MTLLSVYPWLFPVFAAIFGLLVGSFLNVVIYRLPIMMERQWRADCTEYFPELGPLQDTGTFNLSIPRSRCPHCQHPISMWDNIPVISWLLLKGQCRNCKASISARYPAIELLTAVISTTVALFLPASTWSLAVILFSFALIALTFIDIDKMLLPDQITLPLMWAGLLLSLLGISPVSLQDAVIGAMAGYLSLWSLYWTFKLLTGKEGMGYGDFKLLAALGAWLGWQLLPFVVLFSSLVGAICGIIMMRRQQTDGQQPFSFGPYLAVAGWVAILWGEPLLNWYLTVYLGL, via the coding sequence ATGACGCTGCTGTCTGTCTATCCTTGGTTATTTCCTGTTTTTGCTGCAATTTTCGGATTGCTGGTAGGTAGCTTCCTCAACGTGGTGATCTATCGCCTGCCAATCATGATGGAGCGCCAATGGAGAGCCGACTGCACCGAGTATTTCCCCGAGCTAGGCCCACTGCAGGACACTGGCACCTTCAACCTCAGCATCCCACGATCGCGCTGCCCGCACTGCCAGCACCCAATTAGCATGTGGGATAACATTCCGGTGATCAGCTGGCTGCTGCTCAAAGGTCAATGCCGCAACTGCAAGGCCAGCATCAGCGCGCGTTACCCGGCGATCGAACTCCTAACCGCGGTGATCAGTACCACGGTTGCCCTCTTTCTGCCGGCTTCGACCTGGTCACTGGCGGTGATCCTGTTCAGCTTTGCCCTGATCGCCCTGACCTTTATCGACATCGACAAGATGTTGCTGCCGGATCAGATCACCCTGCCGCTGATGTGGGCTGGCTTGCTGCTGTCGCTACTGGGGATCTCTCCGGTCAGCCTTCAGGATGCCGTCATCGGGGCCATGGCCGGTTACCTCTCGCTGTGGAGCCTGTACTGGACCTTCAAACTGCTAACCGGCAAGGAAGGCATGGGCTACGGCGACTTCAAGCTGCTGGCAGCTCTGGGGGCCTGGCTGGGCTGGCAGTTACTACCATTTGTCGTGCTGTTCTCCTCCCTGGTTGGGGCGATATGCGGCATTATCATGATGCGCCGCCAGCAAACAGACGGTCAGCAGCCCTTCTCTTTCGGCCCTTACCTGGCAGTGGCCGGCTGGGTCGCGATCTTGTGGGGTGAGCCACTGCTCAACTGGTATCTAACCGTTTATCTGGGGCTTTAA
- the coaE gene encoding dephospho-CoA kinase (Dephospho-CoA kinase (CoaE) performs the final step in coenzyme A biosynthesis.) yields the protein MSFVIGLTGGIGSGKTTVANLFAAQHIDIIDADIVAREVVEPGSDGLQAIVEKLGSDILLTDGSLNRSKLREAIFSDHQLKEWLNQLLHPMIREKMQQDIAAAQSPYCLLVVPLMVENNLQVMTDRLLVVDVDEEIQIARTQQRDNVSAEQIRSILASQASREQRLAAADDVICNNGNGDNLEQQVAKLHQEYLALSRQQNNTPQC from the coding sequence ATGTCTTTCGTTATAGGATTAACCGGCGGGATCGGCAGCGGCAAAACTACTGTTGCCAATCTCTTTGCTGCCCAGCACATTGATATTATCGATGCCGACATCGTTGCCCGTGAAGTAGTGGAGCCCGGCAGTGACGGTTTGCAAGCGATTGTTGAGAAACTGGGTTCTGACATCTTGCTGACAGATGGGTCGCTCAATCGCAGTAAGCTGCGTGAAGCCATCTTCAGTGATCACCAGCTAAAAGAGTGGCTTAACCAGTTATTGCATCCGATGATCAGGGAAAAAATGCAGCAGGATATTGCCGCCGCCCAATCACCGTATTGCTTGCTGGTTGTCCCGCTTATGGTGGAAAATAACCTACAGGTGATGACCGACCGCCTGCTGGTGGTCGATGTCGATGAAGAGATCCAGATCGCCCGCACCCAGCAGCGGGACAACGTCTCTGCTGAGCAGATCCGCAGCATTCTTGCTTCTCAGGCCAGCCGCGAGCAGCGCCTTGCCGCCGCCGATGATGTAATTTGCAATAACGGCAATGGTGACAACCTTGAGCAGCAAGTTGCCAAACTGCACCAAGAATACCTGGCGCTGAGCCGCCAGCAGAACAATACGCCGCAGTGCTAA